In a genomic window of Helianthus annuus cultivar XRQ/B chromosome 10, HanXRQr2.0-SUNRISE, whole genome shotgun sequence:
- the LOC110883537 gene encoding protein FAR1-RELATED SEQUENCE 5-like, with the protein MVFVPFTGVDHHFQCVTFGAGLISTESIESYVWLLKAFLKAHGTQPTLVLSDQDPSMLQAVPMVFTESRHRLCMWHIMKKLPSKISADVLDNTDLRSCIHRLVWNVYIKPETFESRWNDLLQTFGLQSHTWLNDMYNIKHLWVPAYFRELPMCCLMKTTSRCESSNAAFKFNSTSANTLVQFMMCFENRVDNQ; encoded by the exons ATGGTTTTTGTGCCATTCACGGGTGTGGATCATCATTTCCAATGTGTTACATTTGGTGCGGGTTTGATATCAACCGAGTCCATTGAATCTTATGTGTGGTTGCTTAAGGCTTTCTTGAAGGCACACGGTACTCAACCAACTCTCGTGCTGAGTGATCAAGACCCATCCATGCTTCAAGCTGTTCCTATGGTCTTTACCGAATCACGCCACCGTCTATGCATGTGGCATATAATGAAAAAACTACCCTCCAAG ATCTCTGCGGACGTTCTTGATAACACTGATCTTCGGTCCTGCATTCACCGGTTGGTTTGGAATGTTTATATCAAACCAGAAACGTTTGAGTCCCGCTGGAATGACCTCCTACAAACATTTGGCCTACAATCCCACACTTGGTTGAACGACATgtacaacatcaaacatctttgGGTACCAGCCTACTTCAGGGAACTGCCCATGTGTTGCTTGATGAAGACTACTTCACGCTGTGAAAGCTCTAATGCTGCCTTCAAGTTCAACTCAACAAGCGCAAACACCCTTGTACAATTTATGATGTGCTTTGAAAATAGGGTAGACAACCAATGA